A window of the Oncorhynchus mykiss isolate Arlee chromosome 15, USDA_OmykA_1.1, whole genome shotgun sequence genome harbors these coding sequences:
- the adcyap1a gene encoding adenylate cyclase activating polypeptide 1a isoform X2, protein MSSKATLALLIYGIIMHYSVYCSPLGLNYPNLRLENEVYDEDGNSLPALAFDSDQIAIRSPPSVADDLYTLYYPPEKRTERHADGMFNKAYRKALGQLSARKYLHSLMAKRVGGGSTMEDDTEPLSKRHSDGIFTDSYSRYRKQMAVKKYLAAVLGKSPEDLGFHHILQDIDFDALPDGDEFEAILGDWLKQFSPEFPAL, encoded by the exons ATGTCTAGTAAAGCGACTTTAGCCTTACTCATCTATGGAATCATAATGCACTACAGTGTCTACTGCTCACCTCTCGGGCTTAACTATCCTAACCTTAG ACTTGAAAATGAGGTTTATGACGAGGATGGGAATTCGTTACCGGCCTTGGCTTTTGACAGTGATCAAATTGCTATAAGAAGTCCCCCGTCTGTGGCTGACGATTTGTACACTTTATACTACCCACCGGAGAAAAG AACGGAAAGGCATGCAGACGGAATGTTTAATAAAGCCTACAGGAAAGCGCTGGGTCAGTTATCAGCAAGAAAATATCTTCATTCTCTGATGGCAAAGCGTGTAGG TGGAGGGAGCACCATGGAAGACGACACAGAGCCTCTGTCAAAGCGACATTCGGATGGGATCTTCACAGATAGCTACAGCCGCTACCGAAAGCAAATGGCAGTCAAGAAATACCTGGCGGCAGTCCTTGGGAAAAG CCCTGAAGACTTAGGTTTTCACCATATTCTACAAGACATAGACTTTGATGCCCTCCCGGATGGGGATGAGTTTGAGGCTATTTTGGGAGACTGGCTGAAACAGTTCTCTCCCGAATTTCCG GCTTTGTGA
- the adcyap1a gene encoding adenylate cyclase activating polypeptide 1a isoform X3, whose translation MSSKATLALLIYGIIMHYSVYCSPLGLNYPNLRLENEVYDEDGNSLPALAFDSDQIAIRSPPSVADDLYTLYYPPEKSGGSTMEDDTEPLSKRHSDGIFTDSYSRYRKQMAVKKYLAAVLGKSPEDLGFHHILQDIDFDALPDGDEFEAILGDWLKQFSPEFPAL comes from the exons ATGTCTAGTAAAGCGACTTTAGCCTTACTCATCTATGGAATCATAATGCACTACAGTGTCTACTGCTCACCTCTCGGGCTTAACTATCCTAACCTTAG ACTTGAAAATGAGGTTTATGACGAGGATGGGAATTCGTTACCGGCCTTGGCTTTTGACAGTGATCAAATTGCTATAAGAAGTCCCCCGTCTGTGGCTGACGATTTGTACACTTTATACTACCCACCGGAGAAAAG TGGAGGGAGCACCATGGAAGACGACACAGAGCCTCTGTCAAAGCGACATTCGGATGGGATCTTCACAGATAGCTACAGCCGCTACCGAAAGCAAATGGCAGTCAAGAAATACCTGGCGGCAGTCCTTGGGAAAAG CCCTGAAGACTTAGGTTTTCACCATATTCTACAAGACATAGACTTTGATGCCCTCCCGGATGGGGATGAGTTTGAGGCTATTTTGGGAGACTGGCTGAAACAGTTCTCTCCCGAATTTCCG GCTTTGTGA
- the adcyap1a gene encoding adenylate cyclase activating polypeptide 1a isoform X1, with protein sequence MSSKATLALLIYGIIMHYSVYCSPLGLNYPNLRLENEVYDEDGNSLPALAFDSDQIAIRSPPSVADDLYTLYYPPEKRTERHADGMFNKAYRKALGQLSARKYLHSLMAKRVGGGSTMEDDTEPLSKRHSDGIFTDSYSRYRKQMAVKKYLAAVLGKSPEDLGFHHILQDIDFDALPDGDEFEAILGDWLKQFSPEFPVSSRLFPEALS encoded by the exons ATGTCTAGTAAAGCGACTTTAGCCTTACTCATCTATGGAATCATAATGCACTACAGTGTCTACTGCTCACCTCTCGGGCTTAACTATCCTAACCTTAG ACTTGAAAATGAGGTTTATGACGAGGATGGGAATTCGTTACCGGCCTTGGCTTTTGACAGTGATCAAATTGCTATAAGAAGTCCCCCGTCTGTGGCTGACGATTTGTACACTTTATACTACCCACCGGAGAAAAG AACGGAAAGGCATGCAGACGGAATGTTTAATAAAGCCTACAGGAAAGCGCTGGGTCAGTTATCAGCAAGAAAATATCTTCATTCTCTGATGGCAAAGCGTGTAGG TGGAGGGAGCACCATGGAAGACGACACAGAGCCTCTGTCAAAGCGACATTCGGATGGGATCTTCACAGATAGCTACAGCCGCTACCGAAAGCAAATGGCAGTCAAGAAATACCTGGCGGCAGTCCTTGGGAAAAG CCCTGAAGACTTAGGTTTTCACCATATTCTACAAGACATAGACTTTGATGCCCTCCCGGATGGGGATGAGTTTGAGGCTATTTTGGGAGACTGGCTGAAACAGTTCTCTCCCGAATTTCCGGTGAGTTCCAGGCTCTTTCCCGAGGCCTTGTCTTGA
- the adcyap1a gene encoding adenylate cyclase activating polypeptide 1a isoform X4, whose translation MSSKATLALLIYGIIMHYSVYCSPLGLNYPNLRLENEVYDEDGNSLPALAFDSDQIAIRSPPSVADDLYTLYYPPEKSGGSTMEDDTEPLSKRHSDGIFTDSYSRYRKQMAVKKYLAAVLGKRYRQRYRNKGRRLAYL comes from the exons ATGTCTAGTAAAGCGACTTTAGCCTTACTCATCTATGGAATCATAATGCACTACAGTGTCTACTGCTCACCTCTCGGGCTTAACTATCCTAACCTTAG ACTTGAAAATGAGGTTTATGACGAGGATGGGAATTCGTTACCGGCCTTGGCTTTTGACAGTGATCAAATTGCTATAAGAAGTCCCCCGTCTGTGGCTGACGATTTGTACACTTTATACTACCCACCGGAGAAAAG TGGAGGGAGCACCATGGAAGACGACACAGAGCCTCTGTCAAAGCGACATTCGGATGGGATCTTCACAGATAGCTACAGCCGCTACCGAAAGCAAATGGCAGTCAAGAAATACCTGGCGGCAGTCCTTGGGAAAAGGTATagacagagatatagaaacaAAGGACGCCGGCTAGCGTATTTGTAG